A single window of Zea mays cultivar B73 chromosome 10, Zm-B73-REFERENCE-NAM-5.0, whole genome shotgun sequence DNA harbors:
- the LOC103642267 gene encoding uncharacterized protein produces MYYVHPTAGEIYYLRMLLMFVSGATSFVDVRTFQDTVYETFREACEARGLLEGDNEWSLLFDEAVVSASSFQLRQLFVTIVIHCPVCNVRALFDKYWIYFTDDIHHGLRQALGNPRYTAPHEQLLTLLLRKLADTFANSGANIVDYDLPILSACGDEEFGNRLINDELRSEPVLLRAHAAVAVSQLNADQRFIFEKLTESALACSPGIFFMGDILIPSLMVGDCSHSLCVRVSRLWEFLDPQDDSRLLHTDLVLLDEEGNSIHAQVYPPLCQQLSALLDEGGVYNLKYFLVRKANRFYKPVENCNMISFTKWTTVEVVLQIPPAFPVCTYNLTPIEQLQPRVDYKEYFTDVLGVVSVISHVSSLRTRGRQAEVMKRTVTITNARDTGPTVDVVLWGERATTFPAEQIHRDSGSSPQIIIFVGTLVRSYADNVSLSGGSSCKWYINAPVPEVNALRASAETKHQPVIWDQGKAAAEGAVIAVPEHRKLKDIKYLHPFENKKKEWLVIVKILKIDRSWWYNACKKCLRTTKPHGDTYKCTNSSCDSIGSPTPSAFGHERHQLWRPAFGK; encoded by the exons ATGTACTACGTGCACCCAACAGCTGGGGAGATATACTATCTACGTATGCTCTTGATGTTTGTTTCCGGTGCAACGAGCTTCGTTGATGTAAGGACCTTCCAGGATACTGTGTACGAGACGTTCAGAGAGGCGTGCGAAGCACGTGGTTTGCTCGAAGGCGACAACGAGTGGAGCCTTCTATTTGATGAGGCAGTAGTGTCTGCCTCGTCatttcagcttcggcagctgttCGTTACCATTGTCATTCATTGTCCTGTTTGCAATGTTCGTGCTTTGTTTGACAAATATTGGATCTACTTCACCGATGACATACACCATGGACTTAGACAAGCTCTCGGCAACCCGCGCTACACAGCTCCACATGAACAACTCCTTACGTTGCTTTTGAGGAAACTAGCAGACACGTTTGCTAATAGTGGTGCCAACATAGTTGATTATGACCTGCCAATCTTATCGGCCTGTGGTGACGAAGAGTTTGGCAACCGGCTGATAAACGACGAACTGAGGTCTGAACCAGTGCTATTGCGTGCCCATGCCGCCGTTGCTGTCTCGCAGTTGAATGCTGACCAACGGTTCATTTTCGAAAAGCTGACTGAATCTGCGCTGGCTTGCTCGCCGGGCATATTTTTC ATGGGGGACATACTCATTCCTAGCCTTATGGTTGGAGACTGCTCTCACAGCCTCTGTGTGCGTGTCTCTAGGCTTTGGGAATTCCTTGATCCTCAGGATGACAGTAGGCTCCTGCATACTGATCTTGTTTTGCTTGATGAAGAG GGAAACAGCATACATGCCCAGGTCTATCCTCCGTTATGCCaacagctcagtgcgctgcttgaTGAGGGAGGGGTATACAATCTGAAGTATTTCTTAGTCAGGAAAGCTAACAGATTCTACAAACCGGTTGAAAACTGCAACATGATCAGCTTTACAAAGTGGACTACGGTTGAGGTTGTCCTCCAGATCCCCCCTGCTTTTCCGGTTTGCACATATAATCTCACTCCCATAGAACAGCTGCAACCGCGCGTGGACTACAAGGAATATTTCACGG ATGTGCTCGGTGTTGTCAGTGTGATCTCCCATGTTTCATCGCTGCGCACAAGGGGACGACAGGCTGAGGTTATGAAGAGAACAGTCACTATAACCAATGCAAG GGATACTGGGCCAACCGTTGATGTTGTGCTTTGGGGCGAGCGGGCCACAACTTTCCCAGCTGAACAGATCCACAGGGACAGTGGATCCTCACCACAAATCATAATATTTGTTGGCACTCTCGTGAGGAGTTACGCTG ATAATGTGTCTTTATCGGGTGGATCGTCATGCAAGTGGTACATAAACGCACCGGTCCCAGAAGTAAACGCTCTCAGAGCTAG TGCTGAAACCAAACACCAACCTGTCATTTGGGATCAGGGGAAAGCAGCTGCTGAGGGTGCAGTAATTGCGGTGCCTGAACATAGGAAACTCAAGGATATTAAGTACCTCCATCCTTTTGAAAATAAG AAGAAGGAATGGCTTGTCATCGTAAAGATCCTCAAGATTGATAGATCATGGTGGTACAACGCATGCAAAAAATGCCTTAGGACAACCAAACCACACGGTGACACATACAAGTGCACCAATAGTTCTTGTGACAGCATTGGATCGCCTACCCCAAG TGCTTTTGGACATGAGCGCCACCAGCTATGGAGACCCGCTTTTGGGAAATGA
- the LOC100281314 gene encoding Phytosulfokines 2 precursor, giving the protein MRRRGSNSSPLAAAALPLLLLLVAGCFHCMAAAARHLPSPGAPVQALDHQAENGVKAASAGADGAGGLVLQEGGTGNNGDDLSSKTLLETTTTTMGAEACEEGNDKDECVQRRLLVDAHLDYIYTQHKGKP; this is encoded by the exons ATGAGGCGCCGCGGCAGCAACTCCTCGCCGCTTGCGGCTGCTGCCCTGCCCCTCCTACTCCTCCTCGTCGCCGGCTGCTTCCACTGCATGGCAGCGGCGGCTCGCCACCTGCCTTCTCCTGGCGCCCCAGTCCAAGCGCTGGATCACCAAG CCGAGAACGGTGTCAAGGCTGCATCAGCTGGTGCAGACGGCGCCGGCGGCCTTGTGCTCCAGGAAGGTGGCACGGGCAACAACGGCGACGACCTCTCCTCCAAAACCCTCctcgagacgacgacgacgacgatgggagCGGAGGCGTGCGAGGAGGGGAACGACAAGGACGAGTGCGTGCAGAGGCGGCTGCTCGTCGACGCGCACCTCGACTACATCTACACGCAGCACAAGGGCAAGCCGTGA